Within the Cervus elaphus chromosome 13, mCerEla1.1, whole genome shotgun sequence genome, the region GACTCACTAATAACTTCCCCTGAAAGGGCTCTTGCAGTCTCAGGGGAGTTGAAGTTAGAAGACAACACTTTCTTCAGCTTGTCTTCTCCTGAGAGCCTTCATGTAACAGAGCCAACAATGCCCTCTCTGTGGACTAGGCTTGTGTTTGCTACTTGGTTTTCATAGATTACTTTATATATGAAGTTGTTAATAGAAATACTTAGGGGAAAAGGATTCTAGGTCATACTAAGTCCATCAAGATGTTAACATCGATAGTACTTGTAGAATCTCAAGTTAAATTATTAAGATTTCAAGGATTGAAGATGAAcaagaaatactgaagtggtaAGCTTACTTAAGCAAGGCTATTACCTTTTGAGACATGAATTCACAAGGTATACACAATTTCGATGACAAACTAAGGCTCAAGTTTTAAGAATGAGTACCTAAGATGTTTTATGGATCTCAGAAGGCTCACCAGGAAAAATGGTTCATTGAAAGGGGGGTAATTGAGGAGAGTTTAATGAAGATACTAATTAAAAAGGGATGAGCAGGGTTAGGTAAACCAAGTCAAAATGGTGAAGTACCTCAGTGGAGTCCAGAtctttctgcagtgatggaaatgttctatatctgcaTTGTCTAATTCTATAACAAttagtcacatgtggctattggACACTTAAGATGTGATTAATGCAACGAAGATGCTGAATTCTTTGGAGTGATGCCGAGTCAACTTACAGCTGTGGCTTTGGACTGAAGAATGCAGCTGCTGCCAACTTTCAGCCTGCCAGGGAAACACTGGGAATAGCCTGGCTCACTCTTCCTGTCGAACCATCCTTCTCTGCTACTTCACTGATGGAACTCtccaggaaccagagaacaaGAAAACTCATTGATGCAGTTCATAAAGGTTGACCTCCTGGGGCACAGAACATAGTGAAGCATGGAGCATAGATATGGAACAAAACATTTTCATACCATGTACAAACTGAGCTGAGAAATCAAACCGTTTTGTTTATcagcatttataaatataaataagtatggaactagtggcaaaaaaaaaattgaacaaaagCATGTGTCTCAATAAAGTCATATAAATGTCTTATTAAAGCTATCTGAGCTCTCTGCTGAGCTAAATGGCGCAGTGCTTTAATCAAACTGCAACTGGGTTCATTTCAGGTTTCGTACATGAAGAATGAAGTCAAAACCATGTCCCTTCACCTATATTCAACCTTGTGTTCTTAGCAAGGATCTGTGTGAAACTTTTTCCAAGGTCCCATTTAAAATCACAAAGCCTGGGAGTGGGAAGTTTTTCACTTTACTTAGGCGAAAGGTCATTGTAACTCAATAAATGGGTAAACTCAGATTAGAAAGTGGGAGGAAGACCAAGAAATTAGATAATAGGGATCCAAAGGCCCCCAAATCCTACTCTAGGACTATATGACCACTCTATTTTTGTACTATCTCTTGGAATTTtggtgtgttttaaaaaaaaatttccccccaTTTTCTGCACTGAATAGCAGTGCtaagaaaaaaccaaaaacaaaaaaatgagtgGGAAGAGGGAGTGGTACTATGCAAAGCCAGAGTCAAATCCTATTTTGGAAAGCTTTATTGTCCACTTTAGTGGGTCCTGAATATAAAGGAAGTCCAGTCTTTAAGTGCCAGTCTTTACTGTCCAGCACTTAAAGAAGAAAGGTCTAATGTCACTGTATGGGGGTTGAAGTAGGTGCCAAAGGAAAAGCAGTTCCCACCACCTCCAAGGAGCAGGAGCTGTTGCTCTTCAGGAAAGAGGATGCTGGTATGATTGTGTAACATTAATGGCCATGGCACACATGTTGTGTCAATCCGATACTCACAGCTCAACCCTGTAGACAAATCAATAACAGTCACTCCAGGAACTGCGGAGGAATGAATCCAGACCCCTCCAACCAACAAAAGCTTCCCATTGTCTACGTGAGCTGTGTGGGAGTACCTTGGGGTAATGGGAGGCTGGATGGCTATGGATTCCCAGAGGAATCCACAAGTGATTGGTTTCAGAAAGAATACAGAGCTCAGTGGCTCCTCCGAAGCACCCAGACCTCCAGCAATGAGGGCTCCCCCTTGCCAGCTGCAGGCACTGTGGGAATGCCGACCTTCAGGTCCTGCTCCCTCCACTGGGATGCTAACCCAAGTCATTGTTCCCACGTGGAGGAAATGCCAGTCACTTAGCACAGGTTCTGCCGCGCTGCGGCCCCCATACACAAACAAACACTTCTGATTCTCACAGCACACTTCTGTTGTTGAATGGCGCCAGCGTGACAAGGTGGAGTCTTCTGGACTGAACTTCGTGACTGTTACATTTGGGTCCTCACTGCTATTATCCTCTTTCTCACAAGAAAGTTGGAGTATCCCCAAGGCTGGAGTCACTGGGGACAGTCTCCCTCCTAGAACCAGAACCTGAGTATCTGAAAGTCTTGTCATGGTGTGATAAAGGCGTCCATCCCACTGAGCTCCAGTTCCCCAACTGCCTATCTGGTTGCCTTTCCATTCAAAGTCACTGTATCTTAAGAGCATATGAAACTTGCTCACTCGGCAATGTCGCCCCTCCTGCTCTCCAAATCCTCCTGCACTGAGAATAACGCCTGGGCTCAAAAGGACAGAGGCGTGGCCATATCTCCTAAGGCCCGGGCCCTGCGTGTCCCCAGTGACTACACTGGCAGGGAAGACTCCTGAAGGGGAAGCCGGATCTATCCGAGGCAACATCTCTGAAGGTGGAAACACCAGAGTCTGGGAGAGGCTGTCTCCCCGAGAAGCGGCTAGAATGAAATAGTGGGCACACTTCAGATGCCACTCCTCAAACTCGTCAAAAGGTTCAAGATTTTCCACGCGTCGGCGTTCTTCTGCGGGGAGAAAGCAGCGATAGAATTCATTCAGGTCCATGGCGCGACAGGCAGTCCAGCCGGCCTGAAGGAAGCGCTTCTGCTGGGCCTCCGTGTCGGGAAAGCGGTCAAGGCCATGAAGGGGAGAATTTAGGTGCCGAAAATGTTGCTGCATGAACTCGCCAAAGGCGTCCTGCGGTCTCATCTGCTCGTAGACGACGAAAATGGCATTAGAAAACCGCTGG harbors:
- the LCMT2 gene encoding tRNA wybutosine-synthesizing protein 4, producing the protein MSSRSRERRAEAVQSTNDSSALSKSSLAARGYVHDAFAALLVSGTARRAPLIHRGYYVRARAVRHCVRAFVEWTCAAPGSPRAQILSLGAGSDSLYFRLKTAGRLAEAAVWEVDFPDVAERKAQRIRDTPDLCALTGPFQRGDPGSNLCFDSSDYRILGLDLRQLQRLDQALAAAGLDAAAPTLLLAEAVLTYLEPDDAAALIAWAAQRFSNAIFVVYEQMRPQDAFGEFMQQHFRHLNSPLHGLDRFPDTEAQQKRFLQAGWTACRAMDLNEFYRCFLPAEERRRVENLEPFDEFEEWHLKCAHYFILAASRGDSLSQTLVFPPSEMLPRIDPASPSGVFPASVVTGDTQGPGLRRYGHASVLLSPGVILSAGGFGEQEGRHCRVSKFHMLLRYSDFEWKGNQIGSWGTGAQWDGRLYHTMTRLSDTQVLVLGGRLSPVTPALGILQLSCEKEDNSSEDPNVTVTKFSPEDSTLSRWRHSTTEVCCENQKCLFVYGGRSAAEPVLSDWHFLHVGTMTWVSIPVEGAGPEGRHSHSACSWQGGALIAGGLGASEEPLSSVFFLKPITCGFLWESIAIQPPITPRYSHTAHVDNGKLLLVGGVWIHSSAVPGVTVIDLSTGLSCEYRIDTTCVPWPLMLHNHTSILFPEEQQLLLLGGGGNCFSFGTYFNPHTVTLDLSSLSAGQ